One genomic region from Siniperca chuatsi isolate FFG_IHB_CAS linkage group LG18, ASM2008510v1, whole genome shotgun sequence encodes:
- the LOC122865505 gene encoding E3 ubiquitin/ISG15 ligase TRIM25-like, giving the protein MDQKKLCCSICLDLLKDPVTIPCGHSYCMNCIKSHWDEEDQKKIHSCPQCRQTFRPRPALVKNTVLTDLVEELEKTGLQAAPADHCYAGPEDMSCDVCTGRKLKAIKSCLQCLVSYCEQHLQPHYESPAFEKHKLVGPSKELQKIICSHHGKAMKIFCRTDQQCICYLCSMDEHKDHDIVLASAERSRRQRELATSRQRIQQRIQDIEIDVKALQQEVRAISCSADKAVKNSEKLFAQLVRLIKNRSSDVKQQIRSRQKTEVSRATDRQEKLQQEITKLRKKEAELERLSHTEDHTRFLHNYPFLSCLSESTDSPSIKICPLLYFKDVTAAVSEVRDKLQDILSEVWTKISLTETGVDVLLPQAEPRTRAEFLQCSCQITLDPNSANTQLLLSEGNRKATVTNEKQLYSSNQDRFTDMFQVVSRESLSRRHYWEVERSRHEVSVAVTYKDISRTGYESGFGNDDKSWALECFNNNYEFRHNSIGTFIAGPQSSKIGVYLDHMAGILSFYSVSETMTLLHRVQTTFTQPLYHGLGVFGSHGNGPAAEICKLK; this is encoded by the coding sequence ATGGATCAGAAAAAACTTTGCTGTTCGATCTGTTTGGATCTACTGAAGGATCCAGTGACTATTCCCTGTGGGCACAGCTACTGCATGAACTGTATTAAAAGCCACTGGGATGAAGAGGATCAGAAGAAAATCCACAGCTGCCCTCAGTGCAGACAGACCTTCAGACCGAGACCTGCCCTGGTGAAAAACACTGTGCTAACAGATTTagtggaggagctggagaagacAGGACTCCAAGCTGCTCCAGCTGATCACTGCTATGCTGGACCTGAAGATATGTCCTGTGATGTCTGCACTGGGAGAAAGCTGAAAGCCATCAAGTCCTGTCTGCAGTGTCTGGTCTCTTACTGTGAGCAACACCTCCAGCCTCACTATGAATCCCCTGcctttgaaaaacacaagcTGGTCGGCCCCTCCAAAGAGCTTCAGAAGATCATCTGTTCACACCATGGTAAAGCGATGAAGATTTTCTGCCGCACTGATCAGCAGTGTATCTGTTATCTGTGCTCCATGGATGAACATAAAGACCACGACATTGTCTTAGCCTCAGCAGAACGGAGtaggaggcagagagagctcGCAACGAGTCGACAAAGAATCCAGCAGAGAATCCAGGACATAGAGATTGACGTGAAGGCGCTTCAgcaggaggtgagggctatcagTTGCTCTGCTGATAAAGCAGTGAAGAACAGCGAGAAGCTCTTCGCTCAGCTGGTACGTCTTATCAAGAACAGAAGCTCTGATGTGAAGCAGCAGATCAGATCCCGGCAGAAAACTGAAGTGAGTCGGGCCACAGACCGTCAGGAGAAACTGCAGCAGGAGATCACCAAACTGAGGAAGAAAGAAGCTGAGCTGGAGCggctctcacacacagaggacCACACCCGGTTTCTACACAATTACCCCTTTCTGTCATGTCTTAGTGAATCTACAGACTCACCCAGCATCAAAATCTGTCCTCTGCTATACTTTAAGGATGTGACAGCAGCtgtgtcagaggtcagagacaAGCTACAGGACATTCTTAGTGAGGTATGGACCAAGATCTCACTGACAGAGACTGGAGTGGATGTTTTACTGCCACAAGCAGAGCCCAGGACCAGAGCTGAATTCTTACAGTGTTCATGTCAAATCACACTGGATCCCaactcagcaaacacacagctgttatTATCTGAAGGGAACAGAAAAGCAACCGTGACGAATGAAAAACAGTTATATTCTAGTAATCAAGACAGATTTACTGACATGTTTCAGGTCGTGAGTAGAGAGAGTCTGAGCAGACGTCACTACTGGGAGGTGGAGAGAAGCAGACATGAAGTTTCAGTAGCAGTCACATACAAGGATATCAGCAGAACAGGATATGAAAGTGGATTTGGAAATGATGACAAGTCTTGGGCATTAGAGTGTTTTAACAACAATTATGAATTCAGACATAACAGTATTGGCACTTTTATCGCAGGCCCTCAGTCCTCCAAAATAGGAGTGTACCTGGATCACATGGCAGGTATTCTGTCCTTCTACAGCGTCTCTGAAACCATGACTCTCCTCCACAGAGTCCAGACCACATTCACTCAGCCACTCTATCATGGACTTGGTGTTTTTGGTTCACACGGTAATGGACCTGCTGCTGAAATCTGTAAGCTTAAGTAG
- the brcc3 gene encoding lys-63-specific deubiquitinase BRCC36, which translates to MAVSAVHLESDAFLVCMNHALSTEKEEVMGLCIGEVELTRIVHIHSVIILRRSDKRKDRVEISPEQLSAASTEAERLADITGRPMRVVGWYHSHPHITVWPSHVDVRTQAMYQMLDQCFVGLIFSCFIEDKNTKTGRVLYTCFQSVQAQKGSEYERVEIPIHVVPREAIGKVCLESAVELPRILCQEEQDTYRKIHSLAHLDPVTKIHNGSVFTKNLCSQMSAVSGPLLQWLEDRLEQNKQSIVELQQEKERLLQELAAL; encoded by the coding sequence ATGGCAGTGAGCGCCGTTCACCTGGAGTCAGACGCCTTTCTGGTGTGTATGAATCACGCGCTAAGCACGGAGAAAGAGGAGGTGATGGGTTTGTGCATCGGGGAGGTGGAACTCACCCGGATCGTCCACATACACTCCGTCATCATCCTCCGCCGCTCGGACAAGAGGAAGGACCGGGTGGAGATCTCCCCGGAGCAGCTGTCGGCGGCCTCCACGGAGGCGGAGAGGCTGGCCGACATCACCGGCAGGCCGATGCGGGTGGTCGGCTGGTACCACTCCCACCCGCACATCACCGTGTGGCCCTCCCACGTCGACGTGAGGACCCAGGCCATGTACCAGATGCTGGACCAGTGCTTCGTGGGCCTCATCTTCTCCTGCTTCATCGAGGACAAGAACACCAAGACGGGCCGGGTGCTGTACACCTGTTTCCAGTCCGTGCAGGCGCAGAAGGGCTCCGAGTACGAACGGGTGGAGATCCCCATCCACGTCGTGCCCCGCGAAGCCATCGGTAAGGTGTGCCTGGAGTCGGCCGTGGAGCTGCCGCGGATCCTGTGCCAGGAGGAGCAGGACACCTACCGCAAGATCCACAGCCTGGCGCACCTGGACCCCGTCACCAAGATCCACAACGGCTCGGTGTTCACCAAGAACCTGTGCAGCCAGATGTCGGCGGTGAGCGGGCCGCTGCTGCAGTGGCTGGAGGACCGGCTGGAGCAGAACAAGCAGAGCAtcgtggagctgcagcaggagaaggagaggcTGCTGCAGGAGCTGGCTGCTCTGTGA